A genomic segment from Nicotiana tabacum cultivar K326 chromosome 9, ASM71507v2, whole genome shotgun sequence encodes:
- the LOC107823096 gene encoding transmembrane 9 superfamily member 11, with protein MRSLDKFKICVLLICLVFELGHGFYLPGSYPHKYGVGDFLNVKVNSLTSIDTELPYSYYSLPFCKPLEGIKDSAENLGELLMGDRIENSPYRFKMYTNETEIFLCQTKPLSGEEFKLLKKRIDEMYQVNLILDNLPAIRYTRKEGYFLRWTGYPVGIKIQDTYYVFNHLKFTVLVHKYEETNVARVMGTGDAAEVISTIGNGGSEAPGYEVVGFEVVPCSVQHTPDSAKNLKLYNKYPTPIKCDPTTVAMAIKENEPVSFTYEVNFVESDIKWPSRWDAYLKMEGAKVHWFSILNSLMVITFLAGIVLVIFLRTVRRDLTRYEELDKEAQAQMNEELSGWKLVVSDVFRSPSNPALLCVMVGDGVQILGMGVVTIMFAALGFMSPASRGTLITGMLFFYMILGVVAGYVAVRLWRTIFCGNHKGWVSVSWKAACFFPGIAFFILTTLNFLLWGSHSTGAIPFSLFVVLILLWFCISVPLTLLGGYFGARAPHIEYPVRTNQIPREIPPQKYPSWLLVLGAGTLPFGTLFIELFFIMSSLWMGRVYYVFGFLLIVMILLVVVCAEVSLVLTYMHLCVEDWKWWWKSFFASGSVAIYIFLYSVNYLIFDLKSLSGPVSATLYLGYSLFMVLAIMLATGTVGFLSSFWFVHYLFSSVKLD; from the coding sequence ATGAGATCTTTAGACAAATTCAAGATTTGTGTTTTGTTAATCTGCTTGGTATTTGAATTGGGTCATGGGTTTTATCTGCCTGGTAGTTACCCTCACAAATATGGGGTTGGTGATTTCTTGAATGTTAAAGTCAATTCATTGACCTCAATTGACACTGAGTTGCCTTATAGTTACTATAGCTTGCCTTTTTGTAAACCATTAGAGGGTATTAAAGATAGTGCTGAGAATCTTGGTGAGCTTCTTATGGGTGATAGGATTGAGAATTCTCCTTATAGGTTTAAGATGTATACGAATGAGACCGAGATTTTCTTGTGTCAAACTAAACCTTTGTCTGGTGAGGAGTTTAAGCTTTTAAAGAAGAGGATTGATGAGATGTATCAAGTGAATTTGATTCTTGATAATTTGCCTGCTATTCGTTATACGAGGAAGGAAGGTTATTTCTTGAGGTGGACGGGTTATCCTGTTGGGATTAAGATTCAAGATACATATTATGTGTTTAATCACTTGAAGTTTACTGTTCTTGTTCATAAGTATGAGGAGACCAATGTGGCTCGGGTGATGGGTACTGGGGATGCAGCTGAGGTGATCTCGACGATTGGAAATGGTGGATCGGAGGCACCTGGTTACGAAGTTGTTGGGTTTGAGGTTGTTCCTTGTAGTGTCCAGCATACCCCTGATTCAGCCAAGAACTTGAAACTGTACAATAAGTACCCGACTCCAATTAAGTGCGATCCTACAACAGTCGCCATGGCTATTAAAGAAAATGAGCCTGTGTCTTTTACTTATGAGGTGAACTTTGTGGAAAGTGATATCAAGTGGCCGTCAAGATGGGATGCTTATTTGAAGATGGAAGGTGCAAAGGTGCACTGGTTCTCTATCCTTAACTCACTTATGGTGATCACTTTCTTGGCTGGAATCGTGCTCGTAATCTTCTTGAGAACCGTCAGGCGGGATCTGACTAGGTATGAGGAACTCGACAAAGAGGCTCAAGCCCAAATGAACGAGGAGTTATCCGGTTGGAAACTCGTAGTGAGTGATGTTTTCAGGTCTCCAAGTAATCCAGCACTTTTGTGTGTGATGGTTGGTGACGGAGTTCAAATCCTAGGGATGGGTGTTGTGACTATCATGTTTGCTGCCCTCGGATTTATGTCCCCAGCTTCTCGTGGAACGTTGATTACAGGCATGCTATTCTTCTATATGATTCTTGGGGTTGTAGCTGGTTATGTTGCTGTTCGTCTTTGGAGGACAATCTTCTGTGGCAATCACAAGGGCTGGGTTTCAGTTTCATGGAAAGCTGCTTGTTTCTTCCCCGGAATTGCTTTTTTCATTCTAACCACATTGAACTTCCTGCTATGGGGTAGTCACAGCACAGGGGCCATTCCATTTTCTCTGTTTGTCGTCCTCATTTTACTTTGGTTCTGCATTTCAGTTCCTCTAACCCTGCTCGGTGGTTATTTTGGGGCGAGGGCTCCTCACATTGAATATCCTGTCCGAACCAACCAAATCCCGCGTGAAATCCCCCCACAAAAGTATCCATCCTGGCTCTTAGTTTTGGGTGCAGGTACCCTTCCTTTCGGTACTCTTTTCATCGAGCTCTTCTTCATCATGTCGAGTCTTTGGATGGGTCGTGTATACTATGTCTTTGGTTTCCTCCTCATTGTCATGATCCTCCTTGTCGTCGTTTGTGCCGAGGTGTCTCTTGTTCTGACCTACATGCATCTTTGTGTGGAGGACTGGAAATGGTGGTGGAAATCTTTCTTTGCTTCTGGATCAGTTGCTATATACATTTTCCTGTACTCCGTTAACTATCTAATCTTCGATCTTAAGAGTTTGAGCGGCCCTGTTTCCGCCACCCTTTACCTCGGATATTCCCTCTTCATGGTCTTGGCCATCATGCTCGCGACAGGCACAGTCGGGTTCCTTTCCTCTTTCTGGTTTGTACATTACTTGTTCTCTTCAGTGAAGCTGGATTGA
- the LOC107823007 gene encoding uncharacterized protein LOC107823007, which produces MGGKNRKSSNKAKTRKPRNPSYSGRGLFVEGGVLSDWAVYNSPPSRGRNLKSGNGSNSRDRNNTAVSSSKNASSSKSESKKSRGNEIRYIYPSADSVIDAVLSEGVKDDKLDREQPILLVDTKETQIVAFIDEGPNKEPQNEGCIYDCTTPLSLDVGQIKDSREVDYAGDYSAGFSMDESSHRGLGFYDDAETTQEGVGLSSKDEKENPSFESSSFEEDMDADGDFPGGADVEMDNDLPAETSSPVENEGFLSIGGLRLYTHDLSDEESNGDDEDISSEDGSSCSSESEESDQSSESDGSSNSDSDVDEEVAADYYESTGGMSNVIDVKQLVGQVPSSGSDDSFDETVEKLGGIDLQEASREYGMKKKPQTERKYRGGQKSTPSKHVRGSDLEGLMFVKDPRTVSGKKKHAAKFPQSWPFESQKSKHFGRIPGAKKKHRKEMMALKRRERMLRRGVDLQKINSKLQQMVLDGADMFSFQPMHSRDCSQVQRVAAIYRLRSVSQGSGKKRFVTVTKTHHTSMPSASDKIRLDKLIGAGDEDSDFTVTGIQNQRKDGYAAKKSSMGSGGQSGPSKLFKTSVNPRARTDSSKKRRDQKTGSYASLPVSFISSGMMRSETVEEKPIETTETTNSFHEMKVVTNSIEYGAFEMHTTGFGSKMMAKMGYEEGRGLGKDGQGISEPIEARQRPKALGLGAEIPETSSGSAKKDFLPKSAVRSAEVVGRSAKSSRKESSIGFAGFEMHTKGFGSKMMAKMGFVEGTGLGKNSQGIVNPLVAVRRPKSQGLGAKVR; this is translated from the exons ATGGGAGGAAAAAACAGAAAAAGCTCCAATAAAgccaaaacccgaaagcccaggAACCCATCTTATTCGGGCCGGGGCTTGTTCGTTGAAGGCGGAGTCTTATCTGATTGGGCCGTTTACAATTCTCCTCCTTCAAGag ggAGGAATTTGAAGAGTGGAAATGGAAGTAATTCAAGGGATCGTAATAATACAGCTGTTAGCAGCTCGAAGAATGCTTCGAGTTCAAAGAGCGAATCAAAGAAAAGTAGAGGAAATGAGATTCGTTATATATACCCTTCTGCAGATTCAGTG ATAGATGCAGTGCTTAGTGAGGGAGTAAAAGATGACAAGTTGGATCGAGAACAGCCTATTCTTTTGGTTGATACGAAGGAAACTCAGATTGTTGCTTTCATAGATGAAGGCCCAAATAAGGAACCTCAAAATGAGGGATGTATTTATGATTGCACAACCCCTTTGTCTCTAGATGTTGGACAGATTAAAGATTCTCGTGAAGTAGACTATGCTGGAGACTACAGTGCTGGTTTCTCAATGGATGAGAGCTCACACAGAGGATTGGGATTCTATGATGATGCAGAAACAACACAGGAAGGAGTTGGATTGTCGTCCAAAGATGAGAAGGAAAATCCTTCTTTTGAGTCTTCATCCTTTGAGGAGGATATGGATGCTGATGGCGACTTCCCTGGTGGTGCTGATGTCGAGATGGACAACGACCTGCCAGCTGAGACATCATCTCCTGTGGAAAATGAGGGATTTTTGTCTATTGGGGGGCTTAGGCTATATACTCATGATTTATCTGATGAGGAAAGCAATGGTGATGATGAAGACATTTCATCTGAGGATGGAAGTTCTTGCTCTTCAGAATCAGAAGAATCTGACCAATCATCTGAAAGTGATGGCTCATCCAATAGTGATTCAGATGTTGACGAAGAGGTTGCCGCAGATTATTACGAAAGCACTGGTGGCATGAGCAATGTTATTGATGTTAAACAGTTGGTTGGACAAGTTCCTAGTAGCGGTTCTGATGATAGCTTTGATGAAACCGTAGAAAAATTGGGTGGGATTGATCTTCAGGAAGCTTCTAGGGAGTACGGAATGAAGAAGAAGCCTCAAACAGAGAGGAAGTACCGAGGAGGTCAGAAATCTACTCCTTCCAAGCATGTCCGGGGATCTGATTTGGAAGGCCTTATGTTTGTAAAGGATCCGAGAACAGTTTCAGGGAAAAAGAAACATGCTGCCAAATTTCCTCAGTCTTGGCCGTTTGAGTCTCAGAAGAGTAAACATTTCGGGAGGATTCCAG GTGCTAAGAAGAAACATCGCAAGGAGATGATGGCTTTGAAGCGTCGAGAGAGAATGCTCCGCCGAGGTGTTGATCTTCAGAAGATAAATTCA AAACTGCAACAAATGGTTTTGGATGGAGCTGATATGTTTTCTTTCCAACCTATGCATTCACGTGATTGTTCTCAG GTTCAGAGAGTAGCAGCAATATACCGATTGCGAAGCGTTTCTCAAGGTTCTGGCAAGAAGAG GTTTGTGACAGTTACCAAGACACATCATACATCTATGCCTTCTGCCAGTGATAAAATTCGTTTGGACAAG TTGATAGGAGCTGGTGACGAGGATTCTGATTTCACAGTCACCGGTATACAAAATCAGAGAAAGGATGGATATGCAGCCAAGAAGTCTTCGATGGGTAGTGGTGGACAATCTGGCCCAAGCAAATTGTTTAAAACCTCTGTAAATCCACGTGCACGTACAGACAGCAGTAAGAAAAGAAGGGATCAGAAAACAGGCTCCTATGCCTCTCTTCCTGTCTCCTTTATTTCAAGTGGTATGATGCGTTCTGAGACAGTTGAGGAGAAACCTATTGAAACAACCGAGACAACCAACAGCTTCCATGAAATGAAGGTTGTGACCAACTCAATCGAATACGGTGCATTTGAGATGCACACCACAGGTTTTGGCTCGAAAATGATGGCAAAAATGGGTTATGAAGAAGGTAGAGGTTTAGGAAAAGATGGACAGGGTATATCAGAGCCTATTGAAGCGCGCCAGCGGCCAAAAGCTCTTGGATTGGGAGCTGAAATCCCAGAAACAAGTAGTGGATCAGCAAAGAAGGATTTTCTACCCAAATCAGCTGTTCGGAGTGCTGAAGTAGTCGGTAGAAGTGCAAAATCCTCAAGGAAGGAGTCATCTATTGGATTTGCAGGATTTGAGATGCATACAAAGGGATTTGGATCAAAGATGATGGCAAAGATGGGGTTTGTTGAAGGCACGGGACTTGGGAAAAATTCACAAGGCATAGTCAATCCATTAGTTGCTGTTAGACGCCCTAAATCACAAGGATTAGGTGCCAAAGTTAGATAA